The sequence below is a genomic window from Chthonomonadales bacterium.
AACCTCTTACGCCAGGACAATACCGCCAAATGCGGCATCCGCAACCGCAGGCTCTCCGCCGGATGGGACAACCGCTATCTCAGCCAGATCCTAGCCGTGTAGCTAAGATGCAATCGCCCTGGCGCGCTGGTCAGGGCCCGTCGCGGAGTGAGCCGGAGGGAGGATGCGATGACAGGTCGCGAGCGCGTTCTGAGCCTGCTGGACGGGGAGCCGGTGGACCGACTGCCCTGCATGGCCATCACCATGCAGTTCGCCGCGGCCCGGATCGGGAGGCCCTACCTGGAGTACGCGACGGACTACCGTGTCCTCGCCGAGGGGCAGATGCGCGTCGCCGAGGAGTTCGGCCTCGACTACGTGAACACGATGTCCGACCCTGCCGTCGAGGCGGCCGATTGCGGCGCCGCGGTGCGCTATTATCCCGACCAGCCGCCCGCCCTCGATGAGAGCAACGCGCTGCTGGCCGACAAAGCGGCTTTTGCGCGCTTGCGCGTCCCGGACCCGGCCGCGTCGAGCCGCATGAGCAACCGCTTGCGGGCCATCGAGCGCTTGCGTGAAGGGGTCGGCGACAGTCTGGTCGTGGAGGGCTGGATCGAGGGGCCGTGCGCCGAAGCCGCGGACCTGCGGGGCATCAACACCGTGATGGTCGACTTCTTCGACGATCCCGGCTTCGTGCGCGACCTGTTCGACTTCGTTGTTGAGATGGAGCTCCGCTTCGCGGCCGCGCAGGTTGCAGCCGGCGCCGATGTGATCGGCATCGGGGATGCCGCCGCCTCGCTGGTAGGCCCACGCTTCTACGAGGAGTTCGTCTGGCCGGCCGAGAAGCGCATGGTGGATGGTGTGCACGCGCTCGGATCGCGCGTGCGCCTTCACATCTGCGGCAACACACGCGCGATTCTGGCTCCCATCGGCCAACTCGGGTGCGACATCGTCGACATCGACTACCTGGCGCCGCTGGCCCAGGCACGCGAGGCGACGGGGCCCCGGCAGGTGCTGCTTGGCAACATCGACCCGGTCTCGGTTCTGCGGGATGGCTCGCCTGAGGCCATCCACGAGGCGATCCGGCGGTGCCACGAGGACGCTGGCGACCGCTACATCGTGGGCCCCGGGTGCGAGACGACGCGCGACACCCGGGATGCAAACTTCGGCGCGATGACGGCGTACGCGGCCAACAGCGCGCCCTGACCCATCCACCGCATCGGCACGGCGCATCGGGAGCTCTCGCCGGCCCGCCGCCCACGCCCTGCCACGTCCAAGCCAGGAGTCCCGTTACGTTGAGCACCGAGATGCCTCGCATCGTCCTCCGCCCAACCGGCGCCGAGCTGACGGCGCCGAAGGGCACGCCTCTTCGCGACCTGCTCTTCGAGCAGGGCGTCGAGTTTCCGTGCGGCGGCAACGGCCGCTGCCGCGGTTGCAGGGTGCGCGTGCTCGAGGGGAGCGCTCCCCCGAACGACGCGCAACGCGCCCTCCTGAGCGATCATGAGATCGCCGATGGGTGGCGCCTTGCCTGCCAGTGCCGCCTCGAGGAAAACCTGGTGATCGAGCTGCGCCAGTGGGATGCGTCGATCCTGATGGACGATTCGCAGTTCGTGTTCACGCCGCAGGAAGGACTGGGCATCGCGATCGACATGGGCACGACGACACTCGTGGCCCAACTCCTCGATCTGTCCACCGGGCACGTGCTCGGCGTGAAGACGGCGCTGAACCCCCAGGCCCGTTTCGGCGGCGACGTGATGAGCCGCATCCAGCATGCGTTGACACCCGGCGGCCAGGCGCAGCTTCAGGAGGGGATCCGCCGCGAGATCGGGAAGCTGGCGCGCCAACTCCTTGCTGCCTCCCAGACCGATGCCTCGTTGCTGCGGCGCGCCATCGTCGTCGGCAACACCGCCATGCACCATCTGTTCTGCGGCGTGGACGTCGAGCCACTCTCGCACTATCCCTTCGAGCCGGTCGACTATGGCCTCAAGACGTTCACCGGCGCGGAGCTCGGCTGGGAGCTCGGGGCGTCAACCACCGTGCAGTTCCTGCCCTGTCTGGGCGGCTTTGTGGGCAGCGACGTGCTTGCCGGCATGCTGGCGACGGGGATCCACACGGGCGAGCAGCTTGCCGGATTGGTCGACCTGGGCACGAACGGCGAGATCGTCCTGGCGACTCGCGACCGCATGATGTGCGCGTCGACGGCAGCGGGCCCGGCCTTCGAGGGCGCCCGGATCTCGTCCGGTATGCGCGCGTCGACGGGCGCCATCTGGAAGGTGACGACGCTTGATCACCACATGGAGGTGGAGGTGCTGGGTAACGCGGAGCCGCGGGGCATCTGCGGGAGCGGCCTGGTGGACGCGGTGGCCGCGGGGCTCGACCTCGGGTTCATCAAGCCATCCGGACGCCTCACGACCGGCGACACATTGATGGTCAGCGAGCCGGTGGCGCTGTCGCAGTGCGATGTTCGGCAGCTTCAGCTCGCGAAAGGCGCGATCGCCGCCGGCATTCGGCTGCTCCTGAACCGCTGGGGCGACGGTGCGCCAGAGCTGACGACGCTTCACCTCGCCGGCGCGTTCGGCAACTACGTGAACCGCACGAGCGCGCGCCGCATCGGGCTGCTGGCGTTCCCGGAGGACCAGGTGAAGCCCGTGGGGAACACCGCGCTGCTGGGGGCGAAGATCGCCCTGTTCTCGCCCGACGCGGAGGACGGAGCCTACTCCGCCATCCGCACGCGCATGGAGCACGTGTCGCTCAACGAAGACCCCGAGTTCCAGGATGTGTACGTCGACGAGATGGGGTTTCCCGCGGGCTAGGACGAGGGGAGCGCGCTCGGAGGGATTCGAACCCCCGACCTTCTGATCCGAAGTCAGATGCTCTATCCACTGAGCTACGAGCGCACGGGCGGATTATAGCACACGGTGTGCCGACGGTCAAACCAACGCGGCAGCGGCCCGGGACCATCGAGGTCACGGGCCGCTGCCGTCTTCGGCTTCGCGAGCGGGGCATGATCAGCGGCGCGGGCGGAATCGCGCCTTGGGCATCTCGTCCTCCTCGCGCGTCTCCGGCTTGGGCGCCGGCGCGCTGTGCCCGCGGAACCCGCGGTCCGGGTCACGGGCACGGTCGGAGCCCCGGTCCGGCCCGCGGCCGCGGTCAGGACCTCGGTCGGGACCGCGGCCGCCGCCTCCACGTTCCTCGCGTGGCTTGACGCTGGCGGGATCGAAGGGCTGATCGAGCCCGACCGCCGTCAGGTTCACGCGGCCCTGGCCGTCGACCTCGATCACGCGCACCGGGAGCTCATCGCCCACCTTCACCACATCGTCCGGCCGGCGCACGTGCCCCTCCGCCAGGTGGGACACGTGGACCAGGCCCTCCTTGCCGGGTAGGAACTCCACGAAGGCGCCCATGCCCATCAGACGGGTGACGCGTCCGGTGTAGGTCTCTCCGATCTGCACCTCAGCGGTGATGGAGCGGATCATGTTCGCGGCGCGTTCGCCTCCACCGCCGGCCGGCGCCGAGATGAAGATGGTGCCATCCTGCTCGATGCTCACGGAGGCGCCGGTCTCGGCCTCGATCTTCTTGATCATCTTGCCGCCGGGACCGATGACCTCCCCGATGCGTTCGGGGTTGATGCGGACGGTGATCATCCGCGGCGCGAACTCGCTCAACTCCTCCCGGGGGGTCGGGATGGCCTGAAGCATGCGCTCCAGAATGTGGAGCCGGCCGTCGCGCGCCTGCGAGAGGGTCTGCCGGACGATCTCCATCGAGAGCCCGCGAATCTTCGTGTCGAGCTGGATCGCGGTGATGCCCTCGCGTGTGCCCGCCACCTTGAAATCCATGTCGCCCGAGAAGTCCTCCATGCCCTGGATGTCCGAGAGCACGGCAAACCTGTCTCCGCCCGTCATCAGGCCCATGGCGATCCCGCTCACGGGCGACGTGATGGGCACGCCGGCGTCCATCAGCGCCAGCGTCGAGCCGCAGGTAGACGCCATCGATGTGGAGCCGTTGGACTCCAGCACCTCCGACGTGAGCTGCATCGTGTAGGGGAACTGCTCCTTGGGCGGCAGGACGGCCATCAGCGCGCGTTCCGCGAGAGCGCCGTGGCCGATCTCGCGCCGGCCGGGGCCGCGCAGCGGGCGGGTCTCGCCCACCGAATAGGGCGGGAAGTTGTAGAAGTGCATGTAGCGCTTCTCGAAGTCGCCCTCCAGGCCGTCCACGGTCTGCGAGTCGTCCGGGGAGCCCAGCGTGCAGCTCGTGAGTGCCTGCGTCTGACCGCGCGTGAAGAGGCCCGAGCCGTGCACTCGCGGCAGCAGGGCGACCTCGGCGGAGATCGTCCGGATCTCGTCAGCACGTCGCCCGTCCGGGCGTAGGCCCTCCTCCAGGATCAGCGCGCGCACCTGCTCCTTAACCACCTTGTCGACCGCGTCGGTGAGCTCCCCGGTGTCCCCCTCGTAGTCGGCCGAGAGGCGCTCCACGATCTCGTCCTTCAGCTCGTCCAGGCCGGACTCGCGCGCGGCCTTATCGGGGTTCTGGATGGCCTGGCGCAACTCGGTGCCGGTACGCTCGCGCACCAGCGTCAGGAGCTC
It includes:
- a CDS encoding DUF4445 domain-containing protein, which translates into the protein MSTEMPRIVLRPTGAELTAPKGTPLRDLLFEQGVEFPCGGNGRCRGCRVRVLEGSAPPNDAQRALLSDHEIADGWRLACQCRLEENLVIELRQWDASILMDDSQFVFTPQEGLGIAIDMGTTTLVAQLLDLSTGHVLGVKTALNPQARFGGDVMSRIQHALTPGGQAQLQEGIRREIGKLARQLLAASQTDASLLRRAIVVGNTAMHHLFCGVDVEPLSHYPFEPVDYGLKTFTGAELGWELGASTTVQFLPCLGGFVGSDVLAGMLATGIHTGEQLAGLVDLGTNGEIVLATRDRMMCASTAAGPAFEGARISSGMRASTGAIWKVTTLDHHMEVEVLGNAEPRGICGSGLVDAVAAGLDLGFIKPSGRLTTGDTLMVSEPVALSQCDVRQLQLAKGAIAAGIRLLLNRWGDGAPELTTLHLAGAFGNYVNRTSARRIGLLAFPEDQVKPVGNTALLGAKIALFSPDAEDGAYSAIRTRMEHVSLNEDPEFQDVYVDEMGFPAG
- a CDS encoding polyribonucleotide nucleotidyltransferase gives rise to the protein MVHTVEGLLGGRALKLETGRVARQAGGSCWLTIGDTVLLATATMADTAREGIDFFPLTCDYEERKYSVGKIPGGFVKRGGRPSEKAILTSRLIDRPVRPLFPYGMRNDVQVIATTLSVDHDNLPDTLAVFAASTALTVSDVPWDGPIGCVRVGRVEGEWVVNPTLEQTAESPLDLIVAGTEDAVNMLEAGASEVSEDEVAQAIEVAHAAIREQCALQRRLAEKVGRAKREVALHVVSPELLTLVRERTGTELRQAIQNPDKAARESGLDELKDEIVERLSADYEGDTGELTDAVDKVVKEQVRALILEEGLRPDGRRADEIRTISAEVALLPRVHGSGLFTRGQTQALTSCTLGSPDDSQTVDGLEGDFEKRYMHFYNFPPYSVGETRPLRGPGRREIGHGALAERALMAVLPPKEQFPYTMQLTSEVLESNGSTSMASTCGSTLALMDAGVPITSPVSGIAMGLMTGGDRFAVLSDIQGMEDFSGDMDFKVAGTREGITAIQLDTKIRGLSMEIVRQTLSQARDGRLHILERMLQAIPTPREELSEFAPRMITVRINPERIGEVIGPGGKMIKKIEAETGASVSIEQDGTIFISAPAGGGGERAANMIRSITAEVQIGETYTGRVTRLMGMGAFVEFLPGKEGLVHVSHLAEGHVRRPDDVVKVGDELPVRVIEVDGQGRVNLTAVGLDQPFDPASVKPREERGGGGRGPDRGPDRGRGPDRGSDRARDPDRGFRGHSAPAPKPETREEDEMPKARFRPRR
- a CDS encoding uroporphyrinogen decarboxylase family protein, which gives rise to MTGRERVLSLLDGEPVDRLPCMAITMQFAAARIGRPYLEYATDYRVLAEGQMRVAEEFGLDYVNTMSDPAVEAADCGAAVRYYPDQPPALDESNALLADKAAFARLRVPDPAASSRMSNRLRAIERLREGVGDSLVVEGWIEGPCAEAADLRGINTVMVDFFDDPGFVRDLFDFVVEMELRFAAAQVAAGADVIGIGDAAASLVGPRFYEEFVWPAEKRMVDGVHALGSRVRLHICGNTRAILAPIGQLGCDIVDIDYLAPLAQAREATGPRQVLLGNIDPVSVLRDGSPEAIHEAIRRCHEDAGDRYIVGPGCETTRDTRDANFGAMTAYAANSAP